The Coffea arabica cultivar ET-39 chromosome 1e, Coffea Arabica ET-39 HiFi, whole genome shotgun sequence genome has a window encoding:
- the LOC113709122 gene encoding ras-related protein RABE1c produces the protein MAAPPARARADYDYLIKLLLIGDSGVGKSCLLLRFSDGSFTTSFITTIGIDFKIRTIELDGKRIKLQIWDTAGQERFRTITTAYYRGAMGILLVYDVTDESSFNNIRNWIRNIEQHASDNVNKILVGNKADMDESKRAVPTSKGQALADEYGIKFFETSAKTNLNVEEVFFSIARDIKQRLADTDSKAEASTIKINQPDQAAGAGQLAQKSACCGS, from the exons ATGGCGGCACCACCGGCGAGGGCTCGAGCGGACTACGATTACCTCATAAAACTTCTACTCATCGGCGATAGTG GTGTGGGTAAGAGTTGCCTTCTTTTGCGTTTTTCAGATGGTTCCTTCACGACTAGTTTTATCACAACCATAGG AATTGATTTCAAGATAAGAACCATTGAGCTTGATGGCAAGCGGATCAAACTCCAAATCTGGGATACTGCTGGTCAGGAGCGGTTCAGAACGATCACCACTG CTTATTATCGTGGAGCTATGGGAATATTGTTGGTCTATGATGTTACAGATGAATCATCCTTCAATA ATATTAGGAACTGGATTCGTAACATTGAACAGCATGCATCTGACAATGTCAACAAGATTCTGGTAGGGAACAAGGCTGACATGGATGAAAGCAAAAGG GCTGTCCCTACCTCAAAGGGTCAAGCACTTGCTGATGAGTACGGTATCAAATTTTTTGAGACT AGTGCAAAAACAAATCTTAATGTGGAAGAAGTTTTCTTTTCAATAGCAAGGGACATTAAGCAAAGGCTTGCAGACACGGACTCTAAAGCGGAG GCTTCAACAATCAAAATTAATCAACCGGATCAGGCTGCTGGCGCTGGTCAACTTGCTCAAAAATCTGCTTGCTGCGGTTCTTGA
- the LOC113709067 gene encoding NADH dehydrogenase [ubiquinone] 1 alpha subcomplex subunit 2 produces the protein MAWRSNLSKNLKELRILFSPSAPASSSTRVFIERNYKDLKKLNPKLPILIREADNTEPQLWARFDFGVERGIRLDSMTEDQISKALEDLAKVGAALKS, from the exons ATGGCGTGGAGGAGTAATCTCTCAAAGAATCTCAAGGAGCTTCGAATCCTCTTCTCCCCATCGGCTCCAGCCAGCTCTTCAACAAG AGTATTCATTGAAAGGAATTACAAGGATCTTAAGAAACTCAATCCCAAACTTCCGATTTTGATCCGGGAGGCCGATAATACAGAGCCTCAGCTTTGGGCTAGATTTG ATTTTGGAGTTGAAAGAGGAATACGTTTGGATAGTATGACAGAGGATCAGATCTCAAAGGCACTAGAGGATCTTGCTAAAGTTGGGGCAGCTCTCAAATCTTGA
- the LOC113709032 gene encoding probable histone H2B.1, which translates to MAPKAEKKPAEKKPAEEKKSAVAEKAPAEKKPKAGKKLPKEAGAAAGDKKKKKAKKSVETYKIYIFKVLKQVHPDIGISSKAMGIMNSFINDIFEKLAQEASRLARYNKKPTITSREIQTAVRLVLPGELAKHAVSEGTKAVTKFTSS; encoded by the coding sequence ATGGCACCCAAGGCAGAAAAGAAGCCCGCCGAGAAGAAGCCGGCAGAGGAGAAGAAGTCCGCCGTCGCCGAGAAAGCTCCTGCGGAGAAGAAGCCAAAGGCCGGGAAGAAGCTCCCCAAGGAAGCCGGCGCTGCAGCAGGcgataagaagaagaagaaggcgaAAAAGAGCGTGGAGACCTACAAGATCTACATCTTCAAGGTGCTGAAACAAGTCCATCCGGACATCGGAATTTCCAGCAAGGCCATGGGAATCATGAACAGTTTCATCAACGATATTTTTGAGAAACTGGCTCAGGAGGCTTCCAGGCTTGCTAGGTACAACAAGAAGCCCACCATCACTTCCAGGGAGATTCAGACTGCTGTGAGACTTGTGCTCCCTGGTGAGCTTGCTAAGCACGCCGTTTCTGAGGGGACCAAGGCCGTAACCAAGTTTACTAGCTCTTGA